The Salmo trutta unplaced genomic scaffold, fSalTru1.1, whole genome shotgun sequence genome segment gtgtgtttccccaggcagatctcagcggtgtgtgtgtgtgtttccccaggcggatctcagcggtgtgtgtgtgtgtgtctcctcccaGGCGGatctcagcggtgtgtgtgtgtttcttcccaGGCAGatctcagcggtgtgtgtgtgtgtctcctcccaGGCGGatctcagcggtgtgtgtgtgtgtgtgtttccccaggcgggtctcagcggtgtgtgtgtgtgtttccccaggcagatctcagcggtgtgtgtgtgtttccccaggcggatctcagcggtgtgtgtgtctcctcccaGGCAGATcccagcagtgtgtgtgccatggtggaggtggtggcTGTGAGTGGTAGCCAGGTGAAGAGCCAGCAGGTAGGTGAGGCAGAGCTGACCTTAACCCagcggagagaggagctgctCGGACAGTACCGGACCAAGCCCCTGGTGTTTCTGGAGCGATACCAGGTACCTCTTTGGTCTCAGTTTGGTCTCCCCCTGATTAAATAAAACCTTAGAAAAGTTAAATATGTTTGAAATCTATTTTTCTAGACACATTTTTTTACACGTATTGTTTTGGAGACATGAATGCTTTGCCATCTCGTTCACTTCCTGTATTCACACAGTATCTCTGTATCTGAAACTGGCCTGAGTACGACTTGGTTTTATATAGAGGATGATATATGGCCAACACCTGCTCTATCCTGGGCCTCTAACCTTCTCCCCCAGGGCCTCCAACCTTCTCCCCCAGGgcctctaaccctctcccccagggcctctaaccctctcccccagggTCTCTAACTCTCTCCCCCAGGGCCTCTAACCTCTACCCTTTTCCCCAgggcctctaacctctaaccctctcccccagggcctctaaccctctcccccagggtctctaaccctctcccccagggcttctaaccctctcccccagggcctctaacctctaaccctctcccccagggcctctaacctctaaccctctcccccagggcttctaaccctctcccccagggcctctaacctctaaccttcTCCCCCAGgccctctaaccctctcccccagggcctctccccctctcccccagggcctctaacctctaaccttctcccccagggcctctaaccctctcccccagggcctcTCCCCCAGGGCCTCTAACCTCTACCCTTCTCCCCCAGGCCCACCTGAAGCCTCAGCACCTGTCATCGTTCTGCCATCTGATTTCTGACCCCCGGGCGCAGTACTACTGCCGTGAGGTGAGACGGAGAGCAGCGGGACGCTCTAACAGGACCCGGGTTCGCAACCAACGCTACGCCGCCCTCAGGGAGCTGCAGAGGGGTGAGCCGAGCAACCAATCACAGACCCTGGTACTCAGCCTAGCAACCAATCACAGACACCCTGGTACTCAGCCTAGCAACCAATCACAGACACCCTGGTACTCAGCCTAGCAACCAATCACAGACACCCTGGTACTCAGTCTAGCAACCAATCACATACCCTGGTACTCAGCCTAGCAAGCAATCACAGACCCTGGGACTCAGCCTAGCAACCAATCACAGACCCTGGTACTCAGCCTTGCAACCAATCACAGACCCTGGTACTCAGCCTTCAGGACCAATCACAGACCCTGGTACTCAGCCTAGCAACCAATCACAGACCCTGGGACTCAACCTAGCAACCAATCACAGACCCTGGTACTCAGCCTAGCAACCAATCACAGACACCCTGGTACTCAGCCTAGCAACCAATCACAGACCCCGGTACTCAGCCTAGCAACCAATCACAGACACCCTGGTACTCAGTCTAGCAACCAATCACAGACACCCTGGTACTCAGTCTAGCAACCAATCACAGACACCCTGGTACTCAGCCTAGCAACCAATCACAGACACCCCGGTACTCAGCCTAGCAACCAATCACAGACACCCTGGTACTCAGCCTAGCAACCAATCACAGACACCCTGGTACTCAGCCTAGCAACCAATCACAGACCCTGGTACTCAGTGATTGGTGCTGAAGACTGAGTATCAggtatgttctctgtttagtgagtcctccagatcagaggcagtagggatgaccagggatgttctctgtttagtgagtcctccagatcagaggcggtagggacgaccagggatgttctctgtttagtgagtcctccagatcagaggcggtagggacgaccagggatgttctctgtttagtgagtcctccagatcagaggcggtagagatgaccagggatgttctctgtttagtgtgtcctccagatcagaggcagtggggatgttctctgtttagtgagtcctccagatcagaggcagtagggacgaccagggatgttctctgtttagtgagtcctccagatcagaggcagtggggatgttctctgtttagtgagtcctccagatcagaggcagtagggacgaccagggatgttctctgtttagtgagtcctccagatcagaggcagtagggatgaccagggatgttctctgtttagtgagtcctccagatcagaggcagtggggatgttctctgtttagtgagtcctccagatcagaggcagtagggacgaccagggatgttctctgtttagtgagtcctccagatcagaggcagtagggatgaccagggatgttctctgtttagtgagtcctccagatcagaggcagtagggatgaccagggatgttctctgtttagtgagtcctccagatcagaggcagtagggatcaaatcaaatttcaaatcaaatgtatttatatagcccttcttacatcagctgatatctcaaagtgctgtacagaaacccagcctaaaaccccaaacagcaagcaatgcagggtgtagaagcacggtgctaggaaaaactccctagaaaggccagaacctaggaagaaacctagagaggaaccaggctatgaggggtgactaggaaaaactccctagaaaggccaaaaccaaggaagaaacctagagaggaaccaggctatgaggggtggccagtcctcttctggctgtgccgggtggagattataacagaacatggcctagatgttcaaatgttcataaatgaccagcaggatcaaataataataatcatagtagttgtcgagggtgcaacaagtcagtaacacaagagtaagtgtcagttggctttttcatagccgatctttgagagtatctctaccgctcctgctgtctctagagagttgaaaacagcaggtctgggacaggtagcacgtccggtgaacaggtcagggttccatagccgcagacagaacagttggaactggagcagcagcacggccaggtgaactggggacagcaaggagtcatcaagccaggtagtcctgaggcatggtcctagggctcacgtcctccgagagaaagaaagaaagagaaagagagaattagagagagcatatttaaattcactcATGTCTCTAACCACCCCAGAGGGCCAGTACTTCAGCGAGGACCAGATGAGAAGCCGGGAGCCCCTACTGTATGAGCAGTACATCGGCCAATACCTGACTGAGGAGCAGCTGTTACATTGCTCCCTCGAGGCCATGCAGGGAGGAGCAGGGGAGGAGCGGGGCCCGGGGGGAGCAGAGGGGGGACTGGCCCACCTCCTCCTCAACTCCTACCAGGAGAGACTGATCCAGAGCCGGCTGCAGGAGGagcaggacagggaggaggaggcactggaggaggaagagggagaggaagagggtaaGATACACAGCATCACCAGACGTACGTTCAACAAGGAAGTAGTTTGACGACATTCACTACGGTTGGCTAACAGTTTGAGAAGGTAGtctgcagcaaaggtaagtgattcactACGGTTGGCTAACAGTTTGAGAAGGTAGTCTGCAGCGAAGGTAAGGGATTCCCTACGGTTGGCTAACAGTTTGAGAAGGTAAGGGATTCACTACAGTTGGCTAATAGTTTGAGAAGGTAGTCTGCAGCGAAGGTAGTGATTCACTACGGTTGGCTAACAGTTTGAGAAGGTAGTCTGCAGCGAAGGTAAGGGATTCACTACGGTTGGCTAACAGTTTGAGAAGGTAGTCTGCAGCGAAGGTAAGGGATTCACTACGGTTGGCTAACAGTTTGAGAAGGTAGTCTGCAGCGAAGGTAAGGGATTCACTACGGTTGGCTAACAGTTTGAGAAGGTAGTCAGCAGCGAAGGTAAGGGATTCACTACGGTTGGCTATCAGTTTGAGAAGGTAGTCTGCAGTGAAGGTAAGGGATTCACTACGGTCGGCTAACAGTTTGAGAAGGTAGTCTGCAGCGAAGGTAAGGGATTCACTACGGTTGGCTAACAGTTTGAGAAGGTAAGGGATTCACTACAGTTGGCTATAGTTTGAGAACGTAGTCTGCAGCGAAGGTAAGTGATTCACTACGGTTGGCTAACAGTTTGAGAAGGTAGTCTGCAGCGAAGGTAAGGGATTCACTACGGTTGGCTACAGTTTGAGAAGGTAAGTGATTCACTATAGTTGGCTAACAGTTTGAGAAGGTAGTCTGCAGCGAAGGGTAAGTGATTCACTACGGTCGGCTAAACAGTTTGAGAAGGTAGTCTGCAGCGAAGGTAAGGGATTCTGAtcacgtctctgtgtgtctcacggtacctgtgtgtgtgtatgtgtgtgtgtgtgtctgtgtggtgtgtggtgtgtgtgtgtgtgtgtgtgtgtgtggtccctcCAGCTGGAGGGTTGTTGGGAGCAGAGGGCTATGAACCAACACCCAGGAGAAAGCACTGCTCAGGGACGAGTTCATCACTCTGATGTCCCAACGCTTCCTGGCGGACACGACAAAGACTTTAACTACAGGTTAGTAGCTGGctaactaaattactaactgggtagactgactaaattactaactgggtagactaactgggtagactaactaaattactaactgggtagactaactgggtagactaactaaattactaactgggtagactaactgggtagactaactaaattactaactgggtagactaactgggtagactaactaaattactaactgggtagactaactaaattactaactgggtagactaactaaattactaactgggtagactaactaaattactaactgggtagactgactaaattactaactgggtagactaactgggtagactaactaaattactaactgggtagactaactgggtagactaactaaattactaactgggtagactaactgaattactaactgggtagactaactgggtagactaactaaattactaactgggtagactaactaaattactaactgggtagactaactgggtagactaactgaattactaactgggtagactaactgggtagactaactaaattactaactgggtagactaactgggtagactaactaaattaacaactgggtagactaactgaATGAATGACTGACGAACCAACTACTTTACCAGCTGTGTTGCAGTGGACAGCCTGAACTACTTTACcagctgtgttgtgttgcagtggacagactgaactactttaccagctgtgttgcagtggacagactgaactactttaccagctgtgttgtgttgcagaggacagactgaactactttaccagctgtgttgcagtggacagactgaactactttaccagctgtgttgcagtggacagactgaactactttaccagctgtgttgtgttgcagtggacagactgaactactttaccagctgtgttgcagtggacagactgaactactttaccagctgtgttgcagtggacagactgaactactttaccagctgtgttgtgttgcagtgggcagactgaactactttaccagctgtgttgcagtggacagactgaactactttaccagctgtgttgtgttgcagtgAAGTGGATGGGAATCCCGACTACGACAACCTGGACATCGTCAACAGAGATGCAGAGGAGAAGTACTtcgatgaggatgatgaggaggaggaagaggaggaggaggaggaggaggaggagatgactgtAGTTATGATGTCATGACAGCAGCTGTCATTTGGACTGTAAATACGATAGCTTCTGTAATAACTAAACTATGTTCCTACTCTGTTCTCATCACATTCATGTAATATTCAGTTTGTATGGATGGCAATAAATCATGTATGTTTACCTACGTTGTTAGCCAGTTTAACTAGTTCCTAACTAATTCCTTAGTTCTTGTTTGGACCCTGCTGACAACACTGGCCACTGAAGTATTTCTGAATGAGGCAGAGAGCTGATTGTAACTGAGTCAGCGACTCAATGAAGAGTTAGTATTTCTGAATGAGTCAGAGAGCTGATTGTAACTGAGTCAGCGACTCAATGAAGAGTTAGTATTTCTGAATGAGTCAGAGAGCTGATTGTAACTGAGTCAGCGAGTCAATGAAGAGTTAGTGTTTCTGAATGAGTTAGAGCTGATTGTAACTGAGTCAGCGACTCAATGAAGAGTTAGTATTTCTGAATGAGTCAGAGCTGATTGTAACTGAGCGACTCAAATGAAGTTAGTATTTCTGAATGAGTCAGACAGCTGATTGTAACTGAGTCAGCGACTCAATGAAGAGTTAGTATTTCTGAATGAGTCAGAGAGCTGATTGTAACTGAGTCAGCGACTCAATGAAGAGTTAGTATTTCTGAATGAGTCAGAGAGCTGATTGTAACTGAGTCAGCGACTCAATGAAGAGTTAGTATTTCTGAATGAGTCAGAGAGCTGATTTGTAATATTTCAAAGGGCTGAAAACAGGTGGAAATTGTGTTCCAGGAGTGAAATCGGTTCCATTTTTATTTCCGAGGGATTTTTCAGTTTCCATTAATGGCGGACACGTTCAGGGATTGAAATTCAACTAGCAAATGAATCCTATAAATGAACAGTGCTCATGATTTCCCCGCCCATGTAATACCGCTCATTATGGTTCgccagaccagtcttctattcaaccaataaggcacgagggggtgtgatatatggccaatataccacggctaagggttgttcttaggcacgacgcaacgcggagtgcctggagacatcccttagccgtggtatattggccatatatcacaaaccctccGAGGTGCCTTGTTgcttttataaactggttatcaatgtAAATTAGAACAGTACAGATAAATgtgttgtcatacctgtggtataccacggctttcagccaatcagcatccaggagccAAACTAGCCGGTTTATAATGGGCATATTCGATGATGCTGAGGTAAAGGCCCATCACGCCATCAGGTGAAAGCAGGGAGGAAGAAGCACCCTTCTCAAATCAAACCGTAATCTGTGCTGCTCTGTCATTTTGTCAACCATGCAGCATTGTCCAGAAACATCTCTTTTCCATTAAATTAAcccgacatcaacccaattgagatggtttgggatgaccacagagtgaaggaaaagcagccaacaagtgctcagcatatgtgggaacacctttatttaactaggtaggccagttgagaacaagttctcatttacaactgcgacctggccaagataaagcaacatTACTCATCCTAACCTTTATTTATTAATAATATATTCTAAATTCCATTCTGTTACttctagatttgtgtgtattgttgtgtattgttagatattactgcactgttggagctagaaacacaagcattttgcaacaccagcaataacatctgttaaacacgtgtatgtgacaaataacatttgatttgattttaaaaaacGAGAATAAAGCGGCAATAGTacagtttgtccattttgagaggCTGTAGCCAAAATAATCAAGATAAATCAATAAATCTGTTGTTAATTTTAACATGTTTGTCTTAGAGATcttagttgcgcaattttacatTTAACTAAGATATTTGGTAAAgtatttttaaataaaacatttgcatggAAACAAGTCGTCTCTCAGTTGAATtacagactttattgaagaatccccactgttgaccaatcaccgatgaAGGGGCTTAGGCTCCGCTTTTGCTTGCCTCTAGAGTAATGTGTACCCTCTGGCTTGCCTCTAGAGTAATGTGTACCTTCTGGCTTGCCTCTAGAATAATGTGTACCCTTTGGCTTGCCTCTAGAGTAATGTGTACCTTCTGGCTTGCCTCTAGAATAATGTGTACCCTTTGGCTTGCCTCTAGAGTAATGTGTGCCCTT includes the following:
- the LOC115183945 gene encoding coiled-coil domain-containing protein 97-like isoform X1; this encodes MWGEIDPGPESSPPVSDEPVACRQPDPRGPQPDPRRPRPDPRRPRPDPQPGPRGTEPASSCSATANTEEDEPQENQADLSGVCVSSQADPSSVCAMVEVVAVSGSQVKSQQVGEAELTLTQRREELLGQYRTKPLVFLERYQAHLKPQHLSSFCHLISDPRAQYYCREVRRRAAGRSNRTRVRNQRYAALRELQREGQYFSEDQMRSREPLLYEQYIGQYLTEEQLLHCSLEAMQGGAGEERGPGGAEGGLAHLLLNSYQERLIQSRLQEEQDREEEALEEEEGEEEGKIHSITRRTFNKEVV
- the LOC115183945 gene encoding coiled-coil domain-containing protein 97-like isoform X2, with translation MWGEIDPGPESSPPVSDEPVACRQPDPRGPQPDPRRPRPDPRRPRPDPQPGPRGTEPASSCSATANTEEDEPQENQADPSSVCAMVEVVAVSGSQVKSQQVGEAELTLTQRREELLGQYRTKPLVFLERYQAHLKPQHLSSFCHLISDPRAQYYCREVRRRAAGRSNRTRVRNQRYAALRELQREGQYFSEDQMRSREPLLYEQYIGQYLTEEQLLHCSLEAMQGGAGEERGPGGAEGGLAHLLLNSYQERLIQSRLQEEQDREEEALEEEEGEEEGKIHSITRRTFNKEVV